A single window of Euzebya sp. DNA harbors:
- a CDS encoding IclR family transcriptional regulator C-terminal domain-containing protein translates to MESVQSFERGLSVIRSFGADAPRQTLSDVARRTGLSRATARRLLLTLEGEGYVRREGSTFELTPRTLDLGYAYLSSHTLAELAQPHLRDLSAKVNESTSVAVLDGSSVVYVARVQANRVMTVSIGIGSRFPAYRTSLGRALLAWRSPGDVAAVWEASDRSHPTRRSATTLAQLTERLAEVRDLGYALVDQELEEGVRSVAAPIRDADGDPTAAVNVSTHTSRTTKAEVRSQVVPALLETAEAISTAMTAHRI, encoded by the coding sequence ATGGAGTCGGTCCAGTCCTTCGAGCGCGGTCTGTCGGTGATCCGCAGCTTCGGCGCGGACGCCCCGCGCCAGACGCTGTCCGACGTCGCCCGCCGGACCGGGCTGAGCCGCGCCACCGCGCGGCGGCTGCTCCTCACCCTCGAGGGGGAGGGGTACGTCCGCCGCGAGGGGTCGACGTTCGAGCTGACCCCGCGGACCCTCGACCTCGGGTACGCCTACCTGTCGTCCCACACCCTGGCCGAGCTGGCCCAGCCGCACCTGCGGGACCTCAGCGCGAAGGTCAACGAGTCCACGTCCGTGGCGGTGCTCGACGGGTCCTCCGTGGTCTACGTCGCCCGCGTGCAGGCCAACCGCGTCATGACCGTCTCGATCGGCATCGGATCGCGCTTCCCCGCCTACCGCACGTCGCTCGGGCGGGCGCTGCTCGCCTGGCGGTCCCCGGGCGACGTCGCCGCGGTGTGGGAGGCGAGCGACCGCAGCCACCCGACCCGCCGGTCCGCGACGACCCTCGCCCAGCTCACCGAGCGCCTCGCCGAGGTCCGCGACCTCGGCTACGCGCTGGTCGACCAGGAGCTCGAGGAGGGCGTCCGCTCCGTCGCCGCGCCGATCCGCGACGCCGACGGCGACCCGACCGCCGCCGTGAACGTGTCCACGCACACCAGCCGGACCACGAAGGCCGAGGTCAGGTCCCAGGTCGTCCCCGCCCTGCTCGAGACCGCCGAGGCCATCAGCACCGCGATGACCGCCCACCGGATCTAG
- the pobA gene encoding 4-hydroxybenzoate 3-monooxygenase has translation MHTQVVIIGGGPAGSLLAQLLHAAGIESVIVERRSTEYVLGRIRAGVLEDASARTLTAAGLGERMAAEGDPHDGVALAYGDQRVRIDFAELVGRRVMIWGQTEVQRDLYDALGSWGATLLDSVDDVAIHDVTGDRPRVTFTRDGQAEEITCDWIAGCDGAHGVSQDAFPTDLRRTYERSYPFGWLGVLSETPPVSPELIYASHERGFALCSMRHAMLSRYYVQCDRDDRVEDWSDDRFWSELTRRLPADDAERLQTGPSIEKSITPLRSFVAEPMRHGRLLVAGDAAHIVPPTGAKGLNLAISDVVLLAQAFVDHYARGDDDGLDGYSDRALRRVWKAVRFSWWLTTLMHRFPSRDDFDRKIQLAELDLLATSAPARATFADNYTGLPLDLGEVG, from the coding sequence ATGCACACCCAGGTCGTGATCATCGGTGGCGGACCGGCGGGGTCGCTGCTCGCCCAGCTGCTCCACGCCGCCGGCATCGAGTCGGTGATCGTCGAGCGCCGCTCCACCGAGTACGTCCTCGGCCGCATCCGCGCCGGCGTGCTCGAGGACGCGAGCGCCCGCACCCTCACCGCCGCCGGGCTCGGCGAGCGGATGGCGGCCGAGGGCGACCCCCACGACGGCGTCGCGCTGGCCTACGGCGACCAGCGGGTCCGCATCGACTTCGCCGAGCTGGTCGGCCGCCGCGTCATGATCTGGGGGCAGACGGAGGTCCAGCGCGACCTCTACGACGCGCTGGGGTCCTGGGGCGCCACGCTGCTCGACTCCGTCGACGACGTCGCGATCCACGACGTGACCGGCGACCGCCCGAGGGTCACCTTCACCCGCGACGGCCAGGCCGAGGAGATCACCTGCGACTGGATCGCCGGCTGCGACGGCGCGCACGGCGTCAGCCAGGACGCCTTCCCCACCGACCTCCGGCGCACCTACGAGCGGAGCTACCCCTTCGGCTGGCTCGGCGTGCTGTCAGAGACCCCGCCGGTCAGCCCCGAGCTGATCTACGCCAGCCACGAGCGCGGGTTCGCGCTCTGCTCGATGCGCCACGCCATGCTCAGCCGCTACTACGTCCAGTGCGACCGCGACGACCGCGTCGAGGACTGGAGCGACGACCGGTTCTGGTCCGAGCTGACCCGCCGGCTGCCCGCCGACGACGCCGAGCGGCTGCAGACCGGCCCGTCGATCGAGAAGTCGATCACCCCGCTGCGCAGCTTCGTCGCCGAGCCGATGCGCCACGGCCGGCTGCTCGTCGCCGGGGACGCCGCCCACATCGTCCCGCCGACGGGGGCGAAGGGCCTCAACCTCGCGATCAGCGACGTCGTCCTCCTCGCCCAGGCGTTCGTCGACCACTACGCGCGCGGCGACGACGACGGCCTGGACGGCTACAGCGACCGGGCGCTGCGGCGGGTCTGGAAGGCGGTCCGGTTCAGCTGGTGGCTCACCACGCTGATGCACCGCTTCCCCAGCCGCGACGACTTCGACCGCAAGATCCAGCTGGCCGAGCTGGACCTGCTCG
- a CDS encoding magnesium and cobalt transport protein CorA: MLSGCATYRAGVALPDTDTPVTALAARSPGRLTWISLHDPSEAECDRLSGTLHLPPWLSDALRRTRPRTGIERIKPSGFVLSVGVARYDQDRDLVDIGSLTIAVLPEMMITITRGTPSPMDEVRRELESREGALSRGPGFVTWVLLHHVVEGYRQVLRDLRSDVEVMERTVFADHVPGGATQRIYLLKREAIDFDQAVGALLDPLEELGTGRHAVAADDGVPEWSVLRDRVLRVADRAEALSDLLTGVLTAYQTDVALKQNEDMRKISAWVAIAAVPTLVAGVYGMNFENMPELRSEYGYFVVVGVMVAICASLYAVFRSKHWL; the protein is encoded by the coding sequence ATGCTCTCCGGCTGCGCCACGTACCGAGCGGGGGTCGCCCTGCCCGACACCGACACGCCCGTGACCGCGCTGGCCGCCCGGTCGCCGGGCCGGCTGACGTGGATCAGCCTCCACGATCCCTCCGAGGCGGAGTGCGACCGGCTGTCGGGCACCCTCCACCTGCCGCCCTGGCTGTCCGACGCGCTCCGCCGCACCAGGCCGCGGACGGGGATCGAGCGGATCAAGCCGTCGGGGTTCGTCCTGTCCGTAGGCGTCGCCCGCTACGACCAGGACCGCGACCTGGTGGACATCGGCTCGCTGACCATCGCGGTGCTGCCCGAGATGATGATCACGATCACGCGGGGCACGCCGTCGCCGATGGACGAGGTCCGCCGCGAGCTCGAGTCGCGGGAGGGTGCGCTGAGCCGCGGACCGGGGTTCGTCACGTGGGTGCTGCTGCACCACGTCGTGGAGGGGTACCGGCAGGTCCTCCGCGACCTCCGCTCCGACGTCGAGGTCATGGAGCGGACCGTCTTCGCCGACCACGTCCCCGGCGGGGCGACCCAGCGGATCTACCTGCTGAAGCGCGAGGCGATCGACTTCGACCAGGCGGTCGGGGCGCTGCTCGACCCGCTCGAGGAGCTCGGGACGGGCCGGCACGCCGTCGCCGCCGACGACGGCGTGCCGGAGTGGTCGGTCCTCCGCGACCGCGTCCTCCGCGTCGCGGACCGGGCGGAGGCGCTGAGCGACCTGCTGACCGGCGTGCTGACCGCCTACCAGACCGACGTCGCCCTCAAGCAGAACGAGGACATGCGCAAGATCAGCGCGTGGGTGGCCATCGCCGCGGTGCCGACGCTGGTGGCGGGCGTCTACGGCATGAACTTCGAGAACATGCCCGAGCTGCGCAGCGAGTACGGCTACTTCGTCGTGGTCGGGGTGATGGTCGCGATCTGCGCGTCGCTGTACGCGGTCTTCCGCTCGAAGCACTGGCTGTGA
- a CDS encoding GNAT family N-acetyltransferase: MRTSDQPPAPDLVIRHLTEMPEIVESSRLIATIWGDASGMPTNLSRAIQHAGGYVVGAYRAGRMVGTTVAFRGHVDGADVLHSHITGVTEEGQGIGTALKHHQRRWAAAQGLAAVTWTFDPLVARNGWFNLAKLGATAHRYLVDHYGVMDDPVNAGDATDRLAVWWPVEAQPRAAVPGGEVRLLAVDELDRPALMGIDVDGSARVYAVGVPDDIAGLRSVTPNRAKEWRQAVRVTMGEAMALGYVVRAMRRDGTYLLTRPEEVG, from the coding sequence GTGCGCACGAGCGACCAGCCCCCCGCACCCGACCTGGTGATCCGGCACCTCACCGAGATGCCGGAGATCGTCGAGTCGTCGCGCCTGATCGCCACCATCTGGGGTGACGCGTCGGGGATGCCGACGAACCTCTCCCGTGCGATCCAGCACGCCGGCGGGTACGTCGTCGGCGCGTACCGGGCCGGGCGGATGGTCGGCACCACGGTCGCCTTCCGCGGTCACGTCGACGGGGCGGACGTGCTGCACAGCCACATCACGGGGGTGACCGAGGAGGGGCAGGGCATCGGCACCGCGTTGAAGCACCACCAGCGGCGGTGGGCGGCCGCGCAGGGGCTGGCCGCCGTCACGTGGACCTTCGACCCGCTGGTCGCCCGCAACGGGTGGTTCAACCTGGCCAAGCTGGGCGCGACCGCGCACCGGTACCTCGTCGACCACTACGGGGTCATGGACGACCCGGTCAACGCCGGCGACGCGACCGACCGCCTGGCGGTGTGGTGGCCGGTCGAGGCGCAGCCGAGAGCTGCCGTGCCCGGTGGGGAGGTGCGGCTGCTGGCCGTCGACGAGCTCGACCGGCCGGCGCTCATGGGCATCGACGTCGACGGGTCGGCCCGGGTGTACGCGGTGGGCGTGCCCGACGACATCGCCGGGCTGCGATCGGTCACCCCGAACCGGGCGAAGGAGTGGCGCCAGGCCGTCAGGGTGACCATGGGCGAGGCGATGGCCCTCGGGTACGTCGTCCGGGCCATGCGACGCGACGGCACGTACCTCCTGACCCGACCGGAGGAGGTCGGGTGA